A genomic stretch from Acinonyx jubatus isolate Ajub_Pintada_27869175 chromosome E2, VMU_Ajub_asm_v1.0, whole genome shotgun sequence includes:
- the ZNF606 gene encoding zinc finger protein 606 isoform X1, with amino-acid sequence MAAVNPWASWGILTDQSWGMAAVDPWTSWALCPQDSAWPVEESPKEERRVTGLPTAQVQEPVTFKDVAVDFTQEEWGQLDPIQRTLYRDVMLETYGHLLSVGNQIAKPEVISLLEQGEEPWSVEQAYPQSTCPEWMRNLESKALIPTQSIFEEEQSHSMKLERYIWDDPWFSRLEVLGCKDQLEMYHMNQSTAMRQMVFMQKQVLSQRGSEFCELGAECSQSLNFVPSQRVSQIEHFYKPDTNAESWRCNSAIMYADKITCGNHDYDKTFYQSIQPNQPERMQTGDNLLKCTDAVKSFNHILHFGDHKGMHTGEKLYEYKECHQIFNQSPSFNEHPRLHIGENQYDYKEYENIFYFSSFMEHQKIGTVEKAYKYNEWEKVFGYDSFLTQHTSTYTSEKPYEYNECGTSFIWSSYLIQHKKTHTGEKPYECDKCGKVFRNRSALTKHERTHTGIKPYECNKCGKAFSWNSHLIVHKRIHTGEKPYVCNECGKSFNWNSHLIGHQRTHTGEKPFECTECGKSFSWSSHLIAHMRMHTGEKPFKCDECEKAFRDYSALSKHERTHSGAKPYKCTECGKSFSWSSHLIAHQRTHTGEKPYNCQECGKAFRERSALTKHEIIHSGIKPYECNKCGKSCSQMAHLVRHQRTHTGEKPYECNKCGKSFSQSCHLVAHRRIHTGEKPYKCNQCERSFNCSSHLIAHRRTHTGEKPYRCNECGKAFNESSSLIVHLRNHTGEKPYKCNHCEKAFCKNSSLIIHQRMHSGEKRFICNDCGKAFSGHSALLQHQRNHSEEKL; translated from the exons GAACCAGTGACTTTCAAGGATGTGGCTGTGGACTTCACCCAAGAGGAGTGGGGGCAGTTGGACCCTATTCAGAGGACCCTGTACCGTGACGTGATGCTGGAGACCTATGGGCATCTGCTCTCTGTGG GGAATCAGATTGCCAAGCCGGAGGTCATCTCTCTGTTGGAGCAAGGAGAAGAACCATGGTCAGTGGAACAAGCATATCCTCAAAGCACTTGTCCAG aGTGGATGAGAAATCTTGAAAGCAAAGCATTGATCCCAACACAAAGCATTTTTGAGGAAGAACAATCTCATAGCATGAAGCTGGAAAGATACATATGGGATGATCCTTGGTTCTCCAGGTTAGAAGTCTTGGGATGTAAAGACCAGTTGGAAATGTATCACATGAACCAGAGTACAGCTATGAGGCAAATGGTCTTCATGCAAAAGCAAGTACTATCTCAAAGAGGTTCAGAATTCTGTGAACTTGGAGCAGAGTGTAGCCAGAGCTTAAACTTTGTTCCATCTCAGAGAGTTTCTCAAATAGAACATTTCTATAAGCCTGATACAAATGCTGAAAGCTGGCGGTGTAACTCAGCCATAATGTATGCAGATAAGATTACCTGTGGAAATCATGATTATGACAAAACTTTCTACCAGTCCATACAACCTAATCAGCCTGAAAGGATGCAAACTGGAGATAATCTTCTTAAATGTACTGATGCTGTGAAATCTTTCAATCATATACTACATTTTGGTGATCATAAGGGAATGCATACAGGAGAAAAACTCTATGAATATAAGGAATGCCATCAAATCTTTAACCAGAGCCCATCATTTAATGAACACCCACGACTTCATATTGGAGAAAACCAGTATGATTACAAAGAATATgagaatatcttttatttttcatcatttatgGAGCATCAAAAAATTGGTACTGTAGAGAAAGCATATAAATACAATGAATGGGAGAAAGTCTTTGGGTATGACTCATTCCTTACTCAACATACAAGCACATACACCtcagagaaaccctatgaatatAATGAATGTGGAACATCTTTCATCTGGAGCTCTTACCTTATCCAGCATAAGAAaactcatactggagagaaaccctatgaatgtgaTAAATGTGGAAAAGTATTTAGGAATCGTTCGGCCCTTACTAAACATGAACGGACTCACACTGGAATAAAGCCCTATGAATGTaataaatgtggaaaagccttcagcTGGAATTCTCATCTTATTGTACATAAGAGaattcatacaggagagaaaccttatgtatgtaatgaatgtgggaaatctttcaACTGGAACTCCCATCTTATTGGACATCAGAGAACTCATACCGGAGAGAAACCCTTTGAATGTActgaatgtgggaaatctttcaGCTGGAGCTCCCATCTTATTGCTCACATGAGAATGCATACTGGAGAGAAGCCCTTTAAATGTGATGAATGTGAAAAAGCTTTCAGGGATTACTCAGCCCTTAGTAAACACGAAAGAACTCACTCTGGAGCAAAACCATATAAATGTACTGAATGTGGAAAATCCTTCAGCTGGAGCTCCCATCTTATTGCccatcagagaactcacacaggagagaaaccctataaCTGTCAGGAATGTGGCAAAGCATTCAGAGAACGCTCAGCCCTCACTAAACATgaaataattcattctggaaTCAAGCCTTATGAATGTAATAAATGTGGGAAGTCCTGCAGCCAGATGGCTCACCTTGTTAGACATCAAAGGACTCATACTGGAGAAAAGCCCTATGAGTGTAATAAATGTGGAAAATCCTTCAGTCAGAGCTGTCACCTTGTTGCTCATCGGAGAATTCAcactggtgagaaaccctataaatgtaATCAGTGTGAAAGATCTTTTAACTGTAGCTCTCACCTTATTGCACACCGGAgaactcatactggagagaaaccatatagatgtaatgaatgtgggaaagcatTTAATGAGAGTTCTTCCCTTATTGTACATCTAAGAAACcatactggagaaaaaccctACAAATGTAATCATTGTGAGAAAGCTTTCTGTAAGAATTCTTCTCTCATTATTCATCAGAGAATGCATAGTGGAGAGAAACGCTTTATATGCAATGACTGTGGAAAAGCCTTTAGTGGTCACTCAGCCCTACTTCAGCATCAGAGAAATCATAGTGAAGAGAAACTGTGA
- the ZNF606 gene encoding zinc finger protein 606 isoform X5, producing the protein MLETYGHLLSVGNQIAKPEVISLLEQGEEPWSVEQAYPQSTCPEWMRNLESKALIPTQSIFEEEQSHSMKLERYIWDDPWFSRLEVLGCKDQLEMYHMNQSTAMRQMVFMQKQVLSQRGSEFCELGAECSQSLNFVPSQRVSQIEHFYKPDTNAESWRCNSAIMYADKITCGNHDYDKTFYQSIQPNQPERMQTGDNLLKCTDAVKSFNHILHFGDHKGMHTGEKLYEYKECHQIFNQSPSFNEHPRLHIGENQYDYKEYENIFYFSSFMEHQKIGTVEKAYKYNEWEKVFGYDSFLTQHTSTYTSEKPYEYNECGTSFIWSSYLIQHKKTHTGEKPYECDKCGKVFRNRSALTKHERTHTGIKPYECNKCGKAFSWNSHLIVHKRIHTGEKPYVCNECGKSFNWNSHLIGHQRTHTGEKPFECTECGKSFSWSSHLIAHMRMHTGEKPFKCDECEKAFRDYSALSKHERTHSGAKPYKCTECGKSFSWSSHLIAHQRTHTGEKPYNCQECGKAFRERSALTKHEIIHSGIKPYECNKCGKSCSQMAHLVRHQRTHTGEKPYECNKCGKSFSQSCHLVAHRRIHTGEKPYKCNQCERSFNCSSHLIAHRRTHTGEKPYRCNECGKAFNESSSLIVHLRNHTGEKPYKCNHCEKAFCKNSSLIIHQRMHSGEKRFICNDCGKAFSGHSALLQHQRNHSEEKL; encoded by the exons ATGCTGGAGACCTATGGGCATCTGCTCTCTGTGG GGAATCAGATTGCCAAGCCGGAGGTCATCTCTCTGTTGGAGCAAGGAGAAGAACCATGGTCAGTGGAACAAGCATATCCTCAAAGCACTTGTCCAG aGTGGATGAGAAATCTTGAAAGCAAAGCATTGATCCCAACACAAAGCATTTTTGAGGAAGAACAATCTCATAGCATGAAGCTGGAAAGATACATATGGGATGATCCTTGGTTCTCCAGGTTAGAAGTCTTGGGATGTAAAGACCAGTTGGAAATGTATCACATGAACCAGAGTACAGCTATGAGGCAAATGGTCTTCATGCAAAAGCAAGTACTATCTCAAAGAGGTTCAGAATTCTGTGAACTTGGAGCAGAGTGTAGCCAGAGCTTAAACTTTGTTCCATCTCAGAGAGTTTCTCAAATAGAACATTTCTATAAGCCTGATACAAATGCTGAAAGCTGGCGGTGTAACTCAGCCATAATGTATGCAGATAAGATTACCTGTGGAAATCATGATTATGACAAAACTTTCTACCAGTCCATACAACCTAATCAGCCTGAAAGGATGCAAACTGGAGATAATCTTCTTAAATGTACTGATGCTGTGAAATCTTTCAATCATATACTACATTTTGGTGATCATAAGGGAATGCATACAGGAGAAAAACTCTATGAATATAAGGAATGCCATCAAATCTTTAACCAGAGCCCATCATTTAATGAACACCCACGACTTCATATTGGAGAAAACCAGTATGATTACAAAGAATATgagaatatcttttatttttcatcatttatgGAGCATCAAAAAATTGGTACTGTAGAGAAAGCATATAAATACAATGAATGGGAGAAAGTCTTTGGGTATGACTCATTCCTTACTCAACATACAAGCACATACACCtcagagaaaccctatgaatatAATGAATGTGGAACATCTTTCATCTGGAGCTCTTACCTTATCCAGCATAAGAAaactcatactggagagaaaccctatgaatgtgaTAAATGTGGAAAAGTATTTAGGAATCGTTCGGCCCTTACTAAACATGAACGGACTCACACTGGAATAAAGCCCTATGAATGTaataaatgtggaaaagccttcagcTGGAATTCTCATCTTATTGTACATAAGAGaattcatacaggagagaaaccttatgtatgtaatgaatgtgggaaatctttcaACTGGAACTCCCATCTTATTGGACATCAGAGAACTCATACCGGAGAGAAACCCTTTGAATGTActgaatgtgggaaatctttcaGCTGGAGCTCCCATCTTATTGCTCACATGAGAATGCATACTGGAGAGAAGCCCTTTAAATGTGATGAATGTGAAAAAGCTTTCAGGGATTACTCAGCCCTTAGTAAACACGAAAGAACTCACTCTGGAGCAAAACCATATAAATGTACTGAATGTGGAAAATCCTTCAGCTGGAGCTCCCATCTTATTGCccatcagagaactcacacaggagagaaaccctataaCTGTCAGGAATGTGGCAAAGCATTCAGAGAACGCTCAGCCCTCACTAAACATgaaataattcattctggaaTCAAGCCTTATGAATGTAATAAATGTGGGAAGTCCTGCAGCCAGATGGCTCACCTTGTTAGACATCAAAGGACTCATACTGGAGAAAAGCCCTATGAGTGTAATAAATGTGGAAAATCCTTCAGTCAGAGCTGTCACCTTGTTGCTCATCGGAGAATTCAcactggtgagaaaccctataaatgtaATCAGTGTGAAAGATCTTTTAACTGTAGCTCTCACCTTATTGCACACCGGAgaactcatactggagagaaaccatatagatgtaatgaatgtgggaaagcatTTAATGAGAGTTCTTCCCTTATTGTACATCTAAGAAACcatactggagaaaaaccctACAAATGTAATCATTGTGAGAAAGCTTTCTGTAAGAATTCTTCTCTCATTATTCATCAGAGAATGCATAGTGGAGAGAAACGCTTTATATGCAATGACTGTGGAAAAGCCTTTAGTGGTCACTCAGCCCTACTTCAGCATCAGAGAAATCATAGTGAAGAGAAACTGTGA
- the ZNF606 gene encoding zinc finger protein 606 isoform X7, translated as MRNLESKALIPTQSIFEEEQSHSMKLERYIWDDPWFSRLEVLGCKDQLEMYHMNQSTAMRQMVFMQKQVLSQRGSEFCELGAECSQSLNFVPSQRVSQIEHFYKPDTNAESWRCNSAIMYADKITCGNHDYDKTFYQSIQPNQPERMQTGDNLLKCTDAVKSFNHILHFGDHKGMHTGEKLYEYKECHQIFNQSPSFNEHPRLHIGENQYDYKEYENIFYFSSFMEHQKIGTVEKAYKYNEWEKVFGYDSFLTQHTSTYTSEKPYEYNECGTSFIWSSYLIQHKKTHTGEKPYECDKCGKVFRNRSALTKHERTHTGIKPYECNKCGKAFSWNSHLIVHKRIHTGEKPYVCNECGKSFNWNSHLIGHQRTHTGEKPFECTECGKSFSWSSHLIAHMRMHTGEKPFKCDECEKAFRDYSALSKHERTHSGAKPYKCTECGKSFSWSSHLIAHQRTHTGEKPYNCQECGKAFRERSALTKHEIIHSGIKPYECNKCGKSCSQMAHLVRHQRTHTGEKPYECNKCGKSFSQSCHLVAHRRIHTGEKPYKCNQCERSFNCSSHLIAHRRTHTGEKPYRCNECGKAFNESSSLIVHLRNHTGEKPYKCNHCEKAFCKNSSLIIHQRMHSGEKRFICNDCGKAFSGHSALLQHQRNHSEEKL; from the coding sequence ATGAGAAATCTTGAAAGCAAAGCATTGATCCCAACACAAAGCATTTTTGAGGAAGAACAATCTCATAGCATGAAGCTGGAAAGATACATATGGGATGATCCTTGGTTCTCCAGGTTAGAAGTCTTGGGATGTAAAGACCAGTTGGAAATGTATCACATGAACCAGAGTACAGCTATGAGGCAAATGGTCTTCATGCAAAAGCAAGTACTATCTCAAAGAGGTTCAGAATTCTGTGAACTTGGAGCAGAGTGTAGCCAGAGCTTAAACTTTGTTCCATCTCAGAGAGTTTCTCAAATAGAACATTTCTATAAGCCTGATACAAATGCTGAAAGCTGGCGGTGTAACTCAGCCATAATGTATGCAGATAAGATTACCTGTGGAAATCATGATTATGACAAAACTTTCTACCAGTCCATACAACCTAATCAGCCTGAAAGGATGCAAACTGGAGATAATCTTCTTAAATGTACTGATGCTGTGAAATCTTTCAATCATATACTACATTTTGGTGATCATAAGGGAATGCATACAGGAGAAAAACTCTATGAATATAAGGAATGCCATCAAATCTTTAACCAGAGCCCATCATTTAATGAACACCCACGACTTCATATTGGAGAAAACCAGTATGATTACAAAGAATATgagaatatcttttatttttcatcatttatgGAGCATCAAAAAATTGGTACTGTAGAGAAAGCATATAAATACAATGAATGGGAGAAAGTCTTTGGGTATGACTCATTCCTTACTCAACATACAAGCACATACACCtcagagaaaccctatgaatatAATGAATGTGGAACATCTTTCATCTGGAGCTCTTACCTTATCCAGCATAAGAAaactcatactggagagaaaccctatgaatgtgaTAAATGTGGAAAAGTATTTAGGAATCGTTCGGCCCTTACTAAACATGAACGGACTCACACTGGAATAAAGCCCTATGAATGTaataaatgtggaaaagccttcagcTGGAATTCTCATCTTATTGTACATAAGAGaattcatacaggagagaaaccttatgtatgtaatgaatgtgggaaatctttcaACTGGAACTCCCATCTTATTGGACATCAGAGAACTCATACCGGAGAGAAACCCTTTGAATGTActgaatgtgggaaatctttcaGCTGGAGCTCCCATCTTATTGCTCACATGAGAATGCATACTGGAGAGAAGCCCTTTAAATGTGATGAATGTGAAAAAGCTTTCAGGGATTACTCAGCCCTTAGTAAACACGAAAGAACTCACTCTGGAGCAAAACCATATAAATGTACTGAATGTGGAAAATCCTTCAGCTGGAGCTCCCATCTTATTGCccatcagagaactcacacaggagagaaaccctataaCTGTCAGGAATGTGGCAAAGCATTCAGAGAACGCTCAGCCCTCACTAAACATgaaataattcattctggaaTCAAGCCTTATGAATGTAATAAATGTGGGAAGTCCTGCAGCCAGATGGCTCACCTTGTTAGACATCAAAGGACTCATACTGGAGAAAAGCCCTATGAGTGTAATAAATGTGGAAAATCCTTCAGTCAGAGCTGTCACCTTGTTGCTCATCGGAGAATTCAcactggtgagaaaccctataaatgtaATCAGTGTGAAAGATCTTTTAACTGTAGCTCTCACCTTATTGCACACCGGAgaactcatactggagagaaaccatatagatgtaatgaatgtgggaaagcatTTAATGAGAGTTCTTCCCTTATTGTACATCTAAGAAACcatactggagaaaaaccctACAAATGTAATCATTGTGAGAAAGCTTTCTGTAAGAATTCTTCTCTCATTATTCATCAGAGAATGCATAGTGGAGAGAAACGCTTTATATGCAATGACTGTGGAAAAGCCTTTAGTGGTCACTCAGCCCTACTTCAGCATCAGAGAAATCATAGTGAAGAGAAACTGTGA